One Chitinophaga sp. H8 DNA window includes the following coding sequences:
- the dusB gene encoding tRNA dihydrouridine synthase DusB: MAKIGNIDLGNFPLLLAPMEDVSDPPFRAVCKENGADLMYTEFISSEGLIRDAIKSRQKLDIFDYERPVGIQIFGGDEEPLAMAAQIVEATNPDLLDINFGCPVKKVACKGAGAGILKDVPKMVKLTAAVVKATRLPVTVKTRLGWDDHSRNIEEVAERLQDVGIQALTIHGRTRTQMYKGHADWTLIGKVKNNPRIHIPIFGNGDICTPEQAVAARNKYGVDGVMIGRAAIRYPWIFNEIKHFIQTGEHLPPPTVLERVRVCKQHLQHAIAWKGAVVGILEMRRHYTNYLKGMPHIKDFRQQLVTCKEQSAIEEVLDTIVLQYKDHIFERTSLQMAAHDYLPADNEMTGCNVYV; the protein is encoded by the coding sequence ATGGCGAAGATCGGAAATATAGACCTGGGGAACTTCCCCTTGTTATTGGCTCCTATGGAGGACGTAAGTGACCCGCCTTTTCGTGCGGTATGCAAGGAGAATGGTGCGGACCTGATGTATACGGAGTTTATCTCTTCGGAGGGTCTTATACGTGATGCAATTAAAAGCCGGCAGAAGCTGGACATTTTTGATTACGAGCGCCCGGTAGGGATACAGATATTCGGAGGGGATGAGGAGCCTTTGGCGATGGCTGCCCAAATAGTGGAAGCCACCAACCCCGACCTGCTGGATATCAACTTTGGGTGCCCGGTAAAAAAGGTAGCCTGTAAAGGTGCCGGGGCAGGTATATTAAAAGATGTACCTAAGATGGTAAAGCTTACGGCAGCGGTAGTAAAAGCCACCAGGTTGCCGGTAACGGTTAAAACCCGGCTGGGTTGGGATGATCACTCCAGGAATATTGAGGAAGTAGCAGAACGGTTGCAGGATGTTGGTATACAGGCGCTTACCATTCACGGTCGTACCCGTACGCAGATGTATAAAGGGCATGCCGACTGGACATTGATAGGTAAGGTGAAGAACAACCCCCGTATTCACATTCCCATATTCGGAAACGGGGATATCTGTACGCCGGAGCAGGCAGTGGCAGCGCGGAACAAGTATGGCGTAGATGGTGTTATGATAGGACGGGCAGCAATAAGATACCCGTGGATCTTTAACGAGATCAAGCATTTTATACAAACGGGTGAACATTTACCACCTCCAACTGTTTTGGAAAGAGTACGGGTTTGTAAGCAACATTTACAACATGCCATAGCCTGGAAGGGAGCGGTAGTAGGGATCCTTGAAATGAGGCGTCATTACACCAACTACCTGAAAGGCATGCCACACATTAAGGATTTCAGACAACAACTGGTAACCTGCAAGGAACAAAGCGCAATAGAAGAGGTATTGGATACGATCGTATTACAGTATAAAGATCATATATTTGAAAGGACTTCCCTCCAAATGGCAGCACACGATTATTTGCCGGCAGATAATGAAATGACAGGTTGTAACGTTTACGTATAA
- a CDS encoding DEAD/DEAH box helicase, translating into MSKTHIGDAFFMRIQEAHQASDPLTAIRSIQLILENLFRALTAGELRGFGNLFARMQFYFDKYQVATEIREQLSVLRILTSKAANREIILTTEQYLLCIKTLSLAVHHFYALQVPDALATLYTAVMNKQLTRPVFHHPELVPVLKCLVMNTGPLESDVNGKHHFMIQCKNEELGTFHLQLTETSQPHLIALHPQLRPYDTIHILHCRKTGEEQHYTTVPESQIILEPDLLIDISDLAECFGHRGVNPLLYLVKKLVPQQYNEAAFKGNLVNALLDAVLRNREMDFKTSFVEAVSENVLQAAACGREKLNEMFHEIRTRHWANLQKASAELENRPVRIEPTFFSSRYGLQGRLDILAEDQHDPNRKEIFELKSGRAPDFNTWKNHEMQVIGYNLLLKSAFGPERTGSSAILYSVAANTPLRNVTSTSLGENNLLTLRNEVVSQLLRLAAEDYTILDTITGQAAEGLPSFSARNFTWFQQVYQTANPVFREYYQHYLSFVLRELLLAKCGMYAEVNREDDANGFAALWLQQENEKQAHFNIINGLRFDEFDTETSTVVCTISHPINHNFRIGDTAIIYPRSADGLAPLQHQLLKGRIDDLKKDRLVFSLNNRQITHDFFTQYEEWVVEHDIYESNYWASTTALFHMLDPLNATRMELLLGQRAPVAAPLRQPAPAMYTPNQENILRAALEAQDYYLIQGPPGTGKTSSLLTALVAAIVQQHTQVVIVAFTNRAVDEICKKLEDKGITHLRMGSRRAASEVKLRQYCLNGEIAQARQFISQQRVFVATVATMAVRLQLLAMLGVHLHTLIVDEASQLTEPQLLGMLVPFKKFVLIGDQNQLPPVVAQQEHFCQVKAAPLQELGITDLRCSIFERLMLRCKANGWHHAWGMLSTHFRMHDEIAALVNHFYAGQLASGTSQQQLPFLNKLTTGSDEAGWEGILSQGRKLFIPSPREATSKMNRTEAQWVVSLLHFLKDKYGHRFTPSLVGVVTPWRTQISLIRELIGDDPVLQQVNIDTVERFQGSENDIIIVSLAIYHPAQLSTLECVGHFNWQAANIEVDRKLLVTLSRAKEQVILMGYEPVLKSSKHYTSVLAGMRKITKAILGGMAVGQEHQI; encoded by the coding sequence ATGAGCAAAACCCATATCGGAGACGCATTTTTCATGCGCATTCAGGAAGCACATCAGGCAAGTGACCCTTTAACTGCTATACGCAGTATACAATTGATTCTTGAAAACCTGTTCCGGGCACTCACTGCTGGTGAACTGCGCGGGTTTGGCAACCTGTTTGCCCGCATGCAGTTTTATTTTGATAAGTACCAGGTAGCCACCGAAATCAGGGAGCAGCTGTCTGTGTTGCGCATCCTTACCTCCAAGGCTGCTAATCGTGAAATAATCCTGACAACAGAACAATACCTCTTATGCATAAAAACACTTTCCCTGGCCGTACATCATTTTTATGCCCTGCAGGTACCTGATGCGTTGGCTACGCTTTATACTGCGGTAATGAATAAGCAGCTCACCCGGCCAGTTTTTCATCATCCGGAATTAGTACCTGTGCTGAAATGCCTGGTAATGAACACAGGGCCGCTGGAATCAGATGTCAATGGCAAACATCATTTTATGATCCAATGCAAAAATGAAGAACTGGGCACGTTTCATTTGCAATTAACGGAAACCTCTCAGCCTCATTTAATAGCCTTGCATCCGCAGCTACGGCCATATGATACCATTCATATCCTGCACTGCCGTAAAACTGGAGAAGAGCAGCACTATACCACGGTGCCGGAAAGCCAGATAATACTGGAACCTGACCTACTGATAGATATCAGCGACCTGGCAGAGTGCTTTGGCCATCGGGGGGTAAATCCGCTCCTTTACCTCGTTAAGAAATTAGTACCCCAGCAGTATAATGAAGCGGCCTTTAAAGGAAATCTGGTGAATGCCCTGCTGGATGCTGTATTAAGGAACCGGGAAATGGACTTTAAAACGTCCTTTGTAGAGGCTGTTTCTGAAAATGTATTACAGGCGGCGGCTTGTGGCAGGGAAAAGCTGAACGAAATGTTTCATGAAATCCGCACCCGCCATTGGGCTAACCTGCAAAAGGCCAGTGCCGAATTGGAGAACCGCCCGGTTAGGATAGAACCTACCTTCTTTTCTTCCCGCTACGGCCTCCAGGGAAGGCTGGATATCCTGGCAGAAGATCAGCATGACCCTAACAGGAAAGAAATCTTTGAACTAAAAAGCGGACGTGCTCCGGATTTTAATACCTGGAAGAATCACGAAATGCAGGTAATAGGCTATAACCTGCTGCTTAAATCTGCCTTCGGGCCTGAGCGCACCGGCAGCTCTGCCATTCTTTATTCTGTAGCTGCTAATACGCCTTTGCGCAATGTTACCTCTACCAGCTTAGGGGAAAATAACCTGCTCACACTTCGTAATGAAGTAGTATCCCAACTACTACGCCTGGCAGCAGAAGATTATACCATACTGGATACCATTACCGGCCAGGCAGCAGAGGGGCTGCCCTCCTTCAGCGCCAGGAACTTTACCTGGTTCCAGCAGGTATATCAAACAGCTAATCCCGTATTCAGGGAATATTATCAACACTACCTTTCCTTTGTATTGCGGGAACTTTTACTGGCTAAATGCGGCATGTATGCCGAAGTAAACCGGGAAGATGATGCCAATGGCTTTGCAGCGCTATGGTTACAACAGGAAAATGAAAAACAGGCACATTTTAATATCATTAATGGGTTGCGGTTTGATGAATTTGATACCGAAACCAGTACGGTAGTTTGTACTATCTCTCACCCCATCAATCATAATTTCCGCATAGGCGATACCGCTATCATTTATCCCCGTTCTGCTGATGGTTTGGCTCCACTGCAACACCAGCTGCTGAAAGGCCGGATAGATGATCTCAAAAAGGACCGGCTTGTTTTTTCGCTTAACAACCGGCAAATCACCCACGACTTTTTTACCCAGTATGAAGAATGGGTCGTTGAGCATGACATTTATGAATCCAACTACTGGGCTTCCACTACTGCCTTATTCCATATGCTCGACCCGCTGAATGCTACCCGCATGGAACTGCTGCTGGGGCAACGGGCGCCGGTTGCTGCTCCGCTCAGGCAGCCAGCTCCAGCCATGTACACGCCCAACCAGGAAAATATCCTCCGGGCAGCGCTGGAAGCACAGGACTATTACCTCATCCAGGGCCCTCCAGGTACTGGCAAAACATCGTCCTTACTTACTGCACTGGTTGCTGCAATCGTGCAGCAGCATACCCAGGTGGTAATCGTAGCTTTTACCAATCGCGCAGTAGATGAAATCTGTAAAAAACTGGAAGATAAAGGCATTACCCATTTACGCATGGGTAGCCGCCGTGCTGCATCAGAAGTAAAACTGCGCCAATACTGCCTGAACGGCGAGATCGCACAGGCCCGGCAATTCATTTCACAGCAACGTGTATTTGTGGCTACTGTTGCTACCATGGCGGTAAGGCTCCAGCTCCTGGCTATGCTGGGAGTACACCTGCATACCCTGATCGTAGATGAAGCCTCCCAGCTTACAGAACCGCAGCTGTTGGGCATGCTGGTGCCCTTTAAAAAATTTGTGCTGATTGGCGACCAAAACCAGCTGCCCCCGGTAGTGGCACAGCAGGAACACTTTTGCCAGGTAAAGGCTGCTCCTTTACAGGAACTGGGTATTACGGATCTCCGCTGCTCCATCTTCGAACGCCTGATGCTTCGCTGTAAAGCCAATGGCTGGCACCATGCCTGGGGTATGCTAAGTACCCATTTCCGTATGCATGATGAGATTGCAGCATTGGTGAATCACTTTTACGCAGGACAATTGGCTTCGGGCACCTCCCAGCAACAGCTTCCTTTTCTGAACAAATTAACAACCGGATCTGACGAAGCAGGGTGGGAGGGCATCCTCTCCCAGGGAAGAAAACTCTTTATTCCCAGCCCCAGAGAGGCTACTTCTAAAATGAACCGCACAGAGGCGCAGTGGGTAGTATCGCTGTTACACTTTCTGAAAGATAAATACGGGCACCGGTTTACACCATCCCTGGTGGGTGTAGTAACGCCCTGGCGCACACAAATCAGCCTTATCCGGGAACTGATAGGGGATGACCCGGTACTGCAACAGGTAAATATCGATACGGTAGAACGCTTCCAGGGATCGGAAAACGACATAATCATTGTATCGCTGGCCATTTACCATCCGGCACAGCTGAGCACCCTGGAGTGTGTAGGGCATTTTAACTGGCAAGCTGCCAATATTGAAGTAGACCGTAAACTGCTGGTCACCTTATCCCGCGCCAAAGAGCAGGTGATCCTGATGGGGTACGAACCGGTACTGAAATCCAGCAAACATTACACCAGCGTATTAGCTGGCATGCGTAAAATAACTAAGGCCATACTTGGTGGTATGGCCGTTGGTCAGGAACATCAGATATAA
- the proC gene encoding pyrroline-5-carboxylate reductase, which translates to MSTKKIAIIGGGNLGSAIAQGLLKSGFTQAQDIIITKRNTGTLSHLQELGVTIEKDNAKAITQSEIILVALKPYNVKEVLQGLKSAFDPKRHVLISVVTGVSMNELEQIVGEGMAVVRAMPNTAIAIQESMTCICHKNVSEEQVTWIMKMFDQLGATVSIDEKLMDAATVLGACGIAYALRFIRANIQGGIEIGFDVRTANLIAAQTVKGAAELLIREKRHPEEEIDKVTTPKGCTIAGLNEMEHQGFSSSLIKGITVSYNKIVKG; encoded by the coding sequence ATGTCTACAAAAAAGATAGCCATTATTGGCGGAGGTAACCTTGGTTCGGCCATAGCGCAGGGGTTATTGAAAAGTGGTTTTACACAGGCTCAGGATATTATTATCACCAAACGTAATACCGGTACATTGTCCCATTTACAAGAGCTGGGCGTTACCATAGAAAAAGATAATGCCAAAGCGATTACTCAGTCGGAGATTATATTAGTAGCACTAAAGCCCTACAATGTAAAAGAAGTATTGCAGGGGTTAAAAAGTGCTTTTGATCCCAAGCGGCATGTACTTATCAGCGTAGTAACCGGGGTAAGTATGAATGAGCTGGAGCAAATAGTAGGGGAAGGTATGGCAGTAGTTCGTGCGATGCCTAATACCGCCATTGCTATTCAGGAATCGATGACCTGTATTTGTCATAAGAATGTGTCGGAAGAGCAGGTGACCTGGATCATGAAGATGTTTGACCAGTTGGGAGCTACCGTAAGTATAGACGAGAAGCTGATGGATGCCGCTACAGTATTGGGAGCTTGTGGTATTGCCTATGCCCTTCGTTTTATCAGGGCTAATATACAGGGCGGCATTGAAATAGGATTTGATGTACGCACTGCCAATCTTATTGCCGCGCAAACTGTAAAAGGAGCTGCCGAGCTGTTGATCCGTGAAAAGCGTCATCCGGAAGAAGAGATAGATAAAGTAACCACCCCCAAGGGTTGCACTATCGCCGGCCTCAATGAAATGGAGCATCAGGGTTTCAGCTCTTCTCTGATCAAGGGGATCACTGTTTCCTATAACAAGATTGTAAAAGGATAG
- a CDS encoding CPBP family glutamic-type intramembrane protease — MGRILLFLEKSRKGHPGTLGTVILFSLVIGLLFNLLFLIPAFKEIAGNKLLLLGIGVIVYSVWIGTVLYLLKRDGFTLAELGITKDKAVKGARISLYVFVIVNMVLIISSLINKRPLIRTEHFNAYAEVLRTAVIFNLNTLPGAFIEELVFRVYLIAQLYLLLKHRIASSGLRLLVVLICSQAVFAIVHIPMLVFRHDYNMTYIFAALKTLFMSGINFALIYLLVRNVFIVTFLHAVSNYSLAIIETPIHFEQLFMLVLLMLGIALTWRKQVPVAGDQ; from the coding sequence ATGGGAAGGATACTGTTATTTCTTGAAAAAAGCAGAAAAGGGCACCCGGGGACCTTAGGAACAGTGATATTGTTTTCTCTGGTGATCGGGTTGCTTTTTAACCTGTTGTTCCTGATACCTGCTTTTAAAGAGATAGCAGGCAACAAGCTGCTTTTATTAGGAATCGGGGTGATAGTATACAGTGTATGGATAGGTACTGTCTTGTACCTGTTAAAACGCGACGGGTTTACGCTGGCAGAGCTGGGGATTACAAAGGATAAAGCGGTTAAAGGTGCGAGGATCTCCCTATATGTGTTTGTAATCGTCAATATGGTGTTGATCATTTCTTCCCTGATCAATAAGCGCCCGCTTATCCGGACGGAGCATTTTAATGCTTATGCGGAGGTATTAAGAACCGCTGTTATTTTCAACCTGAATACTTTGCCGGGAGCCTTTATAGAGGAGTTGGTTTTCAGGGTATATCTGATAGCGCAGTTATATCTGCTTTTAAAGCACAGGATTGCTTCCTCCGGCCTTAGACTGTTGGTGGTATTGATCTGTTCGCAGGCTGTATTTGCCATTGTGCATATCCCTATGCTGGTTTTCCGGCATGATTATAACATGACCTATATCTTTGCCGCCCTGAAAACACTGTTTATGTCAGGGATTAATTTTGCGTTGATCTACCTGCTGGTACGCAATGTATTCATCGTTACCTTTCTGCATGCAGTCAGTAATTATTCATTAGCTATCATAGAAACGCCCATACATTTTGAGCAGCTCTTTATGTTGGTGTTGCTGATGCTTGGGATTGCGCTCACCTGGCGGAAGCAGGTACCGGTTGCCGGAGATCAATAG
- a CDS encoding amidophosphoribosyltransferase, with protein sequence MSDAIKHECGLAFIRLRKPFSYYQQQYGTVFYGLNKLYLLMEKQHNRGQDGAGVATVKLDTEPGIPFMHRVRSAAPQAIGDVFGKIRDEISEIEKYQPEITKYPGLMKGHVRFLGELLLGHLRYATQGKSNVELCHPFVRYNTIPARNLAMAGNFNLINADELFKFTQAEPGETYRNSDLAAMLETVHHFLAKEDEVRRNGLDIKHILKQAFSMFDGGYHAGGLIGSGDAFVIRDPHGIRPAYYYINDDVIVAASERAAIRTTFNVGENEVHELMPGNALIVKNNGEYAIEQILEPKERKACSFERIYFSRGNDEKIYKERSNLGYNLSETVLKAIDNDLRHTIFSFIPNTAEVAFYGMLKGLEDYLNKIKVERILSWGKDFDEAKLSEMVNRRIRIDKIAIKDVKMRTFITADAGRNEMVQHVYDITYGTVLPGVDTLVVIDDSIVRGTTLKESIIKMLDRLGPKRIIIVSSAPQIRYPDCYGIDMSKMGDFVAFQAAIALLKDHNKEYILQEAYGLCMELQRTNTLHAQNVVRNIYKPFTTEEISAKIAQIITPAGINAQVDVIYQSIESLHKACPNNLGDWYFTGNYPTPGGNRVVNKAFMNYMEGKNERGY encoded by the coding sequence ATGAGTGACGCGATAAAGCATGAATGCGGATTAGCATTTATAAGATTAAGAAAACCTTTTTCTTATTATCAGCAACAATACGGTACTGTTTTCTACGGCCTTAACAAGTTATACCTGCTCATGGAAAAGCAGCATAACAGAGGACAGGATGGAGCAGGGGTGGCCACTGTAAAATTGGACACCGAACCCGGAATCCCCTTCATGCACCGTGTTCGCAGCGCTGCTCCTCAGGCCATCGGCGACGTATTCGGGAAAATCCGTGACGAAATCAGTGAAATAGAAAAATACCAACCGGAAATCACCAAATACCCCGGCCTGATGAAAGGCCACGTCCGTTTCCTCGGCGAATTATTATTGGGGCATCTCCGCTACGCTACCCAGGGCAAAAGCAATGTGGAACTTTGCCACCCTTTTGTACGCTACAACACCATTCCCGCCCGTAACCTGGCCATGGCCGGTAACTTTAACCTGATCAATGCAGATGAACTGTTCAAGTTCACCCAGGCAGAACCAGGTGAAACATACCGCAACAGCGACCTTGCCGCCATGCTGGAAACCGTACACCACTTCCTCGCCAAGGAAGATGAAGTACGCCGTAACGGATTGGATATCAAACATATTCTCAAACAGGCATTCTCCATGTTCGATGGTGGTTACCACGCAGGTGGCCTCATCGGCTCCGGCGACGCTTTTGTGATCCGTGACCCTCACGGTATCCGCCCGGCCTACTATTATATTAATGATGATGTCATCGTGGCCGCTTCCGAAAGGGCAGCGATCCGTACTACCTTTAATGTGGGCGAAAATGAAGTGCATGAACTGATGCCGGGTAATGCGCTGATCGTTAAAAATAACGGAGAATATGCCATCGAACAGATCCTGGAACCTAAAGAACGTAAAGCCTGTAGCTTTGAAAGGATCTACTTCTCCCGCGGTAATGATGAAAAAATCTACAAGGAACGCTCCAACCTGGGCTATAACTTGTCCGAAACAGTGCTGAAAGCGATTGATAATGACCTTCGCCATACCATCTTCTCCTTTATACCCAACACCGCAGAAGTTGCCTTTTATGGCATGCTGAAAGGACTGGAAGATTACCTCAACAAGATCAAGGTAGAGCGTATCCTTTCCTGGGGTAAGGACTTTGATGAGGCCAAGCTCAGCGAAATGGTGAACCGCCGCATCCGCATCGACAAAATTGCTATCAAAGATGTGAAAATGCGCACCTTCATTACCGCCGATGCCGGCCGTAATGAAATGGTACAACACGTTTACGATATTACCTATGGTACAGTATTACCCGGTGTAGACACCCTGGTAGTAATCGATGACTCCATTGTTCGTGGTACCACCCTGAAAGAAAGCATCATTAAAATGCTGGACAGACTGGGACCAAAAAGAATCATTATTGTATCCTCTGCTCCACAAATCCGGTATCCCGACTGCTATGGTATCGATATGAGCAAAATGGGCGATTTCGTAGCCTTCCAGGCGGCTATCGCACTGCTGAAAGACCATAACAAGGAATACATATTACAGGAGGCCTATGGCTTGTGTATGGAACTGCAAAGGACCAATACCCTCCATGCGCAGAACGTGGTTCGCAATATCTATAAGCCTTTTACTACGGAAGAAATCTCTGCTAAAATTGCACAGATCATTACACCTGCCGGTATTAATGCACAGGTGGATGTTATTTACCAATCCATAGAAAGCCTGCATAAAGCCTGCCCTAATAACCTGGGTGATTGGTACTTTACTGGTAATTATCCCACTCCGGGAGGTAACCGCGTGGTAAACAAGGCTTTCATGAACTATATGGAAGGTAAAAACGAACGTGGATACTAA
- a CDS encoding SixA phosphatase family protein produces MKTLLLIRHAKSNWNNPDMDDFDRPLNKRGKQNAPEMASRLLMRGMVPELIISSPAKRTRTTAKIMAKEWKYPKQAILLEEELYLCYASTFLKVITKIDDDFEAVAIFAHNPGITDFANYLTQEIRIDNVPTTGIFAVQADTNSWKDFDRAAKKFLFFDYPKHEIG; encoded by the coding sequence ATGAAAACATTACTTCTCATTCGCCACGCAAAGTCCAACTGGAACAATCCTGATATGGACGATTTTGACAGACCGCTCAATAAACGAGGTAAACAAAATGCGCCTGAAATGGCTTCCCGGCTATTGATGCGGGGTATGGTGCCCGAACTGATTATTTCCAGTCCTGCCAAACGCACCCGTACCACAGCAAAAATTATGGCCAAAGAATGGAAATACCCCAAACAGGCTATCCTCCTGGAAGAAGAGCTGTATTTATGCTATGCGTCCACCTTTTTGAAGGTTATTACTAAGATTGATGATGATTTTGAGGCGGTAGCCATCTTTGCGCACAATCCGGGGATTACCGATTTTGCTAACTACCTGACCCAGGAAATACGTATTGATAATGTGCCTACTACCGGCATCTTTGCAGTACAGGCCGATACCAACTCCTGGAAAGATTTTGACCGCGCAGCAAAAAAATTCCTGTTCTTCGATTACCCCAAACATGAAATAGGCTAA
- a CDS encoding HNH endonuclease — protein MATIKNLRNEVWKDLQIKNKSALRKKYAVSNMGRVISYYEETADGKLLSGSTVEGYTVLNVKPADSYQSLYLHREVAKLFNKKPGRAHKFVIHLDYDKKNNKATNLRWATKTEMEEHQQHSPAKLAYKEKQRNRVKGLKLNITKVKSIKRLLLKPGKKTMKQIAEQFDISEMQLYRIKSGENWSHVTLD, from the coding sequence ATGGCCACGATTAAAAATCTTAGAAATGAAGTCTGGAAAGACTTGCAGATTAAAAACAAATCTGCCCTGCGTAAAAAATATGCTGTGTCTAATATGGGGAGAGTGATCAGTTATTATGAGGAGACAGCAGACGGTAAGTTATTATCAGGCTCTACCGTAGAAGGGTACACCGTGCTGAATGTAAAGCCGGCTGATAGTTACCAGTCACTATATCTGCACCGTGAGGTTGCCAAGTTATTCAATAAAAAGCCGGGTCGTGCGCACAAATTTGTGATTCATCTCGACTACGATAAAAAGAACAATAAGGCCACCAACCTTCGCTGGGCTACTAAAACAGAGATGGAAGAGCACCAGCAACATAGTCCGGCCAAACTGGCTTACAAGGAAAAGCAGCGTAACCGTGTAAAGGGGCTGAAGCTGAATATTACCAAAGTAAAAAGCATTAAACGCCTGTTGCTGAAACCTGGTAAGAAAACCATGAAGCAGATAGCGGAGCAGTTTGATATCAGTGAAATGCAGTTATACCGTATTAAGAGCGGGGAAAACTGGAGCCACGTTACACTGGATTAG
- a CDS encoding CPBP family intramembrane glutamic endopeptidase, producing MIGYLKQYPPLLQFVTFVGFFIGFMLLYILFLNTVFPAFSGYTALELYNTANQKDPKVIGYLKLTQFLYTLTVYLAPSAIFAYLWQSRPLAGVGMHKAPAPILIILSILIMFCSLAMVGTLAEWNQSWPLPQSIRDAQAQLEKITGVMLRMPHISDLFINLLLIALIPAIGEELFFRGVLQPVMIDMMRMKWLGVIFTAIIFSAIHGDMLGFMPRILLGFLLGAIYQISGNLWLSIIAHFFNNGMQVMAMFLFQAGYVKTDPSKEEHIAWYLAVASFLITTGLLWALYKKTPVPQVEATDTEED from the coding sequence ATGATCGGCTATCTTAAGCAGTATCCGCCCTTATTGCAGTTCGTAACCTTTGTTGGTTTCTTTATCGGCTTTATGTTATTGTATATCCTGTTCTTAAATACCGTATTCCCGGCTTTCAGTGGTTATACTGCCCTGGAATTGTATAATACCGCCAACCAGAAAGACCCTAAAGTTATCGGCTATCTGAAATTAACACAATTTTTATACACTTTAACAGTTTATTTAGCCCCCTCCGCCATTTTTGCTTACTTATGGCAATCCAGGCCACTGGCGGGCGTTGGAATGCATAAAGCGCCTGCTCCCATACTCATAATATTATCCATTTTGATTATGTTTTGCTCCCTCGCAATGGTAGGCACACTGGCAGAATGGAACCAATCCTGGCCCCTTCCCCAGAGTATCCGGGATGCCCAGGCCCAACTGGAAAAAATTACGGGGGTGATGCTCCGTATGCCCCATATTTCAGACCTGTTCATTAACCTCCTGCTGATTGCCCTGATCCCGGCTATCGGGGAAGAACTGTTTTTCAGAGGGGTGCTGCAACCTGTTATGATAGACATGATGCGGATGAAATGGCTGGGGGTCATATTTACTGCTATTATCTTCAGCGCTATCCATGGCGATATGCTGGGATTTATGCCCCGGATTCTCCTGGGCTTCCTCCTGGGTGCCATTTACCAGATCAGTGGCAACCTCTGGTTGAGTATCATCGCCCATTTCTTCAATAATGGCATGCAGGTAATGGCCATGTTCCTTTTTCAGGCAGGCTATGTAAAAACAGACCCCTCCAAAGAAGAACATATTGCCTGGTATCTGGCAGTAGCCAGTTTCCTGATCACTACAGGACTGCTGTGGGCACTATATAAGAAAACCCCGGTTCCCCAGGTGGAAGCAACTGATACCGAGGAAGATTAG
- a CDS encoding thermonuclease family protein, with amino-acid sequence MRQALHNSSFLIILLLLIHVNAWCLHKDPVKVKGKVVKVIDGDTFELLTARKVSYRIRMSAIDAPERGQDFYKVSKDALGRQCFNKTVTVILLNKDQYQRWVGELYDDSGKNINLWMVEQGHAWHYKQYVNPALAAAEQKARIHKRGLWAHPAPIAPWEYRKAKRNKPAKKLTRKFIQ; translated from the coding sequence ATGAGACAGGCGCTTCACAACAGCTCATTTTTAATTATTCTGCTATTACTTATCCATGTCAACGCCTGGTGTCTTCATAAAGATCCTGTAAAAGTGAAAGGTAAAGTAGTAAAGGTCATTGATGGGGACACCTTTGAATTACTGACTGCCCGGAAAGTATCCTACCGTATACGTATGAGTGCTATTGATGCACCGGAAAGAGGACAGGATTTCTATAAGGTGAGTAAAGATGCATTGGGCCGCCAATGCTTTAATAAAACGGTTACAGTAATACTGCTCAATAAGGACCAATACCAACGCTGGGTAGGGGAGCTCTATGACGACTCCGGCAAGAACATCAACCTATGGATGGTAGAACAGGGCCATGCCTGGCACTATAAACAATATGTTAACCCTGCCCTGGCTGCGGCAGAACAAAAAGCCCGTATACATAAGCGCGGCCTGTGGGCACATCCTGCTCCCATAGCACCCTGGGAATACCGCAAAGCAAAAAGGAATAAGCCTGCTAAAAAATTAACCCGTAAATTCATCCAATAA